The DNA sequence GGCCGTCGTCGGCGCCGGACCCGCCGGAATCTACGCCGGCAACATCCTCCGCACCCGCGCCGCCGAGGCGGGCATCGAGACCCGGATCGACCTGTTCGAGTCCCTTCCCGCGCCGTACGGGCTCATCCGCTACGGCGTCGCGCCGGACCACCCGCGCATCAAGGGCATCGTGACGTCCCTCCACGACATGCTCGCCGAGGGCTCGGTGCGCCTGATCGGCAACGTGGAGGTCGGCGCCGACATCACCGTCGACGAGCTGCAGTCGCTCTACCACGCCGTCGTCTTCGCGACGGGAGCGCAGCGCGACACCGCGTTCGACCTCCCGGGTGCGGGGCTGAAGGGCAGCTTCGGCGCCGCCGACTTCGTCTCCTGGTACGACGGCCACCCCGACGTTCCGCGTCACTGGCCGCTCGAGGCCGAGCAGATCGCTGTGCTCGGGAACGGCAACGTCGCGCTCGACGTCGCTCGCGTGCTCGCCAAGCACCCGGCCGACCTCCTGACCACCGACATCCCGGACAACGTCCACGCCGGCCTCGCCGCATCGCCGGTCACCGATGTGCACGTCTTCGGCCGGCGCGGCCCCGAGGACATCAAGTTCACGCCCATCGAGCTCCGCGAGCTCGGCGAGGTCCCCGGCGTCGACATCGTGCTCTACGACGAGGACTTCGGGCGCGCGGCCGACGAGACCACGGGCGAGCGCCGCGCCGCCGGCAATCAGGCGAAGGTCATGGCGCGCATCCTCCAGTCGTGGCGCGACCGGGAGCCCTCGGGCGCGCCCCGGCGCCTCCACCTCCACTTCTGGCACCGCCCGGCGGAGATCCTGGGCGACGACGCCGTCTCGGGCATCCGCTTCGAGCGCACCGAGCCGGACGGACGCGGCGGCATCGCCGGCACGGGCGAGTACCGCGAGTACGACGTCCAGGCCGTCTACCGCGCGATCGGCTACCGTGGCACGCCCGTGCGCGACGTGCCGTTCGACGAGGCGGCGGGGGTCATCCCCAACGACGGCGGCCGCGTGCTGGAGGACGGTGTGCCGGTTCCGGGCCTCTACGCGACAGGCTGGATCAAGCGCGGACCCGTCGGCCTCATCGGCCACACCAAGGGCGACGCCGGCGAGACGATCGAGAAGCTGCTCGAGGACCACGCCGAGCTCGCCGCCTCCGAGCGCCCGGGGGAGGAGGCGGTCACCGAGTTCCTGGAGGGGCGCGGCGTCCGGTACACCACCTGGGAGGGGTGGCTCGCCCTCGACGAGCACGAGCGCGCCCTCGGCGAGGGCTTCGCGGGCGACGTCGTCCGGGAGCGCATCAAGGTCGTCCCGCGTGACGAGCAGGTCGCGATCTCGAACCGCGAGGTGATCGTCCGATGACCTACGTCATCGCGCTGCCCTGCGTCGACGTCAAGGACCGAGCCTGCATCGACGAGTGCCCCGTGGACTGCATCTACGAGGGCGAGCGCTCGCTGTACATCAACGCCGACGAGTGCGTCGACTGCGGGGCCTGCGAGCCGGTGTGCCCGGTCGAGGCGATCTACTACGAGGACGACCTCCCGGCCGAGTGGGCCGACTACCACGCGGCGAACGTCGAGTTCTTCAGCGAGCTCGGCAACCCGGGAGGCGCCTCCAAAGTCGGCCCGCAGGCGTTCGACCACCCGCTCATCGCCTCCCTCCCGCCGCAGGAGGGTCCCGGGCTGACCGTGGTGGCCCATGTCTGAGGTCGTCGTCATCGGCGGCGGACCCGCCGGTCTCTCCGCCACCCTCAACCTCGCCCGGGCGCTGGTCGATGTCGTGCTCGTCGACGCGAGCCGGCCCCGCAAC is a window from the Leifsonia sp. AG29 genome containing:
- the fdxA gene encoding ferredoxin, translated to MTYVIALPCVDVKDRACIDECPVDCIYEGERSLYINADECVDCGACEPVCPVEAIYYEDDLPAEWADYHAANVEFFSELGNPGGASKVGPQAFDHPLIASLPPQEGPGLTVVAHV
- a CDS encoding FAD-dependent oxidoreductase produces the protein MTRPFRVAVVGAGPAGIYAGNILRTRAAEAGIETRIDLFESLPAPYGLIRYGVAPDHPRIKGIVTSLHDMLAEGSVRLIGNVEVGADITVDELQSLYHAVVFATGAQRDTAFDLPGAGLKGSFGAADFVSWYDGHPDVPRHWPLEAEQIAVLGNGNVALDVARVLAKHPADLLTTDIPDNVHAGLAASPVTDVHVFGRRGPEDIKFTPIELRELGEVPGVDIVLYDEDFGRAADETTGERRAAGNQAKVMARILQSWRDREPSGAPRRLHLHFWHRPAEILGDDAVSGIRFERTEPDGRGGIAGTGEYREYDVQAVYRAIGYRGTPVRDVPFDEAAGVIPNDGGRVLEDGVPVPGLYATGWIKRGPVGLIGHTKGDAGETIEKLLEDHAELAASERPGEEAVTEFLEGRGVRYTTWEGWLALDEHERALGEGFAGDVVRERIKVVPRDEQVAISNREVIVR